In Artemia franciscana chromosome 8, ASM3288406v1, whole genome shotgun sequence, a genomic segment contains:
- the LOC136030717 gene encoding paramyosin-like, whose translation MDFATDETRRNDTMVNVRKTQSNVNSGTAAKRQPEPSDASASLPATDFLFEGDLGTRVIDGNLDQHFLTAEVWLVATSLFCSYFLTIGENRQGGGVGLFVRDYIPFVVKKQLSKHDQEMTFERLCIECVIDNRKVLVCVVYRSPSASLQEFLRIYECFIEDVTNLNSEQVLIKLEREKLPMYFASMGLISSPSSSQVETRGKYNLRTPKLQERAEETAENCLRSQQEFMKKRREDPVANENLVKENRALKNANQDLEVQLKKLQSTLDDHKKALADSQGEIMRLTYSQSLQGEKNFDFSRTETPFDIQMTFDEVMRKLEKRNREYDDIRQKYEDTGKNLEEVIAELDELETEHRKLSEEFEKSENTRQFMEAEKEQLKDKINELDNFKVLYLESIEKADEQDSADKEQISAMKQHLQDKDKLIEELREAREDLKKNFELQSLEIIQLNEELKHSQQAPEIAKTKTPKKPSGSSTNPIESENLIRQMGKLNIECADLKNQLLVIIEERDSLLRRLAEMEKTDVDLDRILGEKKQLADGIVSLKTDYDIVDAELAAALSDVSLLKEDITRLQTEKDTLSRENERLANIEHQLNTTLTEVTSLKEDATRLKTENALLLEDVSQLKQALSDVSALKEVITQLKTENDNILKEKEEQILNDESRIVKAQLAAALSDMSLLKEEIPRLQTEKDILSKENERLANIELQLNITLTEITSLKEDATRFKTENTLLLEDVSQLRQALSEVSVLKEEITQLKTENDNVLKEKEEQILKDECRLKEALLEVSSLKEEAAKLNMECSRILKEKEETVAKNEEETSCLKSYIGDLQTKISDMEIASECLKKDVEDKSRLIDTLEKKLVNLTDKEREIVKQIDDLTSLREKVSKLESEKTEILVEKEEILAKSGNEIHSLKSEIIRCGEKDTILREDIRRLNIIIDTNKEQLQESKHKAETSESDVTRLKSLVYKIDKKITLSPEELLYFQEVTETEEETDNFMSISMLPSDISIRVTKPSPARDSSKSVSKPSRGDEGKRGRRTKTPTRKAIEADDELIPPTVRRLRPRKKNEEDVSKVEASEETKENQGDSTILTSEFPVSPTPTKKPLGQVPSHQRSYSPYRMTL comes from the exons GACTCAGTCCAATGTAAACTCTGGGACTGCTGCAAAGCGTCAACCAGAGCCATCTGACGCATCAGCTAGCCTTCCTgctactgattttttatttgaaggggaTTTAGGAACACGTGTAATTGATGGGAACTTAGATCAGCACTTTTTAACTGCAGAGGTTTGGCTAGTAGCGACGAGTTTGTTTTGCAGTTACTTTCTAACTATAGG GGAAAATAGACAGGGTGGTGGAGTTGGACTTTTTGTTCGGGATTATATTCCATTTGTTGTGAAGAAGCAACTATCTAAGCATGACCAAGAGATGACTTTTGAGAGACTTTGCATTGAGTGTGTGATTGATAATAGGAAAGTTCTTGTTTGTGTTGTTTATCGATCACCATCGGCTTCGTTACAAGAGTTTTTGCGAATTTATGAATGCTTCATTGAAGATGTGACTAATTTGAATTCTGAGCAAGTTCTG attaagCTTGAACGAGAAAAGCTCCCCATGTATTTTGCATCGATGggtcttatttcttctccttcatcttcacaagttgaaactcgtggtaaatataatctgcggactcctaag ctTCAAGAAAGAGCCGAGGAAACAGCAGAAAACTGTTTACGATCGCAGCAGGAATTCATGAAGAAAAGGAGAGAGGATCCTGTAGCTAATGAAAACCTTGTGAAGGAAAATCGAGCGTTGAAG aatgctaACCAAGACTTGGAAGTGCAGCTAAAGAAACTGCAAAGCACTCTTGATGACCATAAGAAAGCATTGGCTGATTCCCAAGGGGAAATAATGAGGTTAACCTATAGCCAATCTTTGCAAG GTGAAAAGAATTTCGATTTTTCACGTACCGAAACCCCTTTTGATATACAAATGACTTTCGATGAAGTTATGCGCAAACTTGAAAAGAGAAACCGTGAGTATGACGATATAAGGCAAAAATATGAGGACACGggtaaaaatttggaggaggTGATTGCTGAGCTTGATGAGCTTGAAACAG AACACCGGAAGCTTAGCGAAGAATTTGAGAAGTCAGAAAATACTCGCCAGTTCATGGAGGCCGAGAAGGAACAATTGAAAGACAAGATTAATGAACTTGACAATTTCAAGGTGTTGTATCTGGAATCCATTGAAAAAGCTGATGAACAAGATTCTGCAGACAAG GAACAAATTTCTGCAATGAAGCAACACCTGCAGGACAAAGACAAGCTAATAGAAGAGCTGAGAGAAGCCAGGGAAGATCTGAAGAAGAACTTTGAACTCCAATCTCTTGAAATAATTCAATTAAATGAGGAGCTTAAACACTCTCAACAAGCCCCAGAGATTGCCAAAACTAAGACTCCGAAGAAACCTTCAGGTTCTTCTACCAATCCCATTGAGTCAGAAAATCTTATCCGTCAGATGGGAAAACTCAACATCGAGTGTGCCGATCTCAAGAATCAGCTTTTGGTAATTATTGAAGAACGGGATTCTCTTCTCAGGAGGTTAGCAGAAATGGAGAAGACAGATGTGGATCTAGACCGAATTTTAGGTGAAAAGAAGCAACTTGCTGACGGTATTGTCTCTTTAAAAACTGATTATGATATAGTTGATGCTGAACTTGCAGCTGCCTTATCCGACGTTTCACTTTTGAAAGAAGATATTACTAGATTGCAGACTGAAAAGGATACATTATCGAGGGAGAATGAACGACTTGCTAATATTGAGCATCAGCTTAACACAACCCTCACTGAAGTTACATCGCTAAAGGAGGATGCTACTCGATTAAAAACGGAAAATGCACTACTTTTGGAAGATGTGTCACAGCTGAAGCAAGCTTTAAGTGATGTTTCAGCGTTGAAAGAGGTAATTACTCAGCTGAAGACAGAGAATGACAACATTCTGAAGGAGAAGGAAGAGCAGATTTTGAATGATGAGTCTCGCATAGTTAAAGCTCAGCTTGCAGCTGCTTTATCTGACATGTCACTGTTGAAAGAAGAAATTCCTAGATTGCAAACTGAAAAGGATATATTATCAAAGGAGAATGAACGACTCGCTAATATTGAGCTTCAACTAAACATCACTCTCACTGAAATTACATCGCTAAAAGAGGATGCTACTCGattcaaaacagaaaatacaCTACTTTTGGAAGATGTGTCGCAGCTGAGGCAAGCTCTAAGTGAAGTTTCAGTATTGAAAGAGGAAATTACTCAGCTGAAGACAGAGAATGACAATGTTCTAAAAGAGAAGGAAGAGCAAATTTTGAAGGATGAGTGTCGTCTCAAAGAAGCCTTACTTGAGGTGTCGTCTTTAAAAGAGGAAGCTGCTAAGCTAAATATGGAATGTAGtcgaattttaaaagaaaaggaagagactgttgcaaaaaatgaagaagagactTCATGTCTCAAGTCTTATATTGGAGATCTCCAAACAAAAATTAGTGACATGGAAATTGCTTCAGAATGCCTCAAGAAAGACGTTGAAGACAAAAGCCGCTTGATTGACACTTTAGAAAagaaacttgtcaatttgacaGACAAAGAACGTGAAATTGTGAAGCAAATTGATGACTTAACGTCACTTCGAGAGAAAGTATCAAAAttagaaagtgaaaaaactgaaattttagtagaaaaagaggaaattttagcaaaatcgGGAAATGAAATCCATTCTCTCAAATCTGAAATCATCAGATGTGGTGAAAAGGATACGATACTAAGAGAAGATATAAGGAGACTGAATATAATTATCGACACTAATAAA GAACAGCTTCAGGAATCGAAGCACAAAGCAGAGACTAGTGAATCAGACGTTACACGGCTGAAGAGTCTCGTTTACAAAATCGACAAAAAGATCACATTATCCCCTGAGGAACTCCTCTATTTTCAAGAGGTAACAGAAACCGAGGAAGAAACCGACAATTTTATGAGCATATCCATGCTGCCGAGTGACATCTCTATAAGAGTTACCAAACCGag CCCTGCTCGTGATTCCTCCAAGAGTGTCAGCAAACCCTCTCGTGGTGATGAAGGAAAACGCGGTAGACGAACTAAGACACCGACCCGGAAAGCAATTGAAGCAGATGATGAACTCATACCTCCCACTG